A genomic region of Raphanus sativus cultivar WK10039 chromosome 6, ASM80110v3, whole genome shotgun sequence contains the following coding sequences:
- the LOC108807386 gene encoding protein HASTY 1 yields MRMKEDLVRGKDMIEAESETKTLARTVARQILLVSDSSSHSKATALTYIASIKTGNVEVLSQVSFLLVEKIWPLQVRIYASKMLQYLVKLRWDELCSAEQMDISSASFELMSEVASDPCEECEMKSETITLVAEMFEKEDVEMWQQLFLSLVSLSSQGPLQAELALGVVKRLSEHHIDHIKEELEDNKHRHHHLLQGLPDILVWLHDLLEKHFGEARNAEAREKAELAKQHSDAVVACLNAINSLTEWAPVPDFAEYKIVDQCASLLSSSEFCRLACMFFKLICSRERPTDDDASGAEFDSTIIRICKMMVSLGSTNFQCIFSDSSAIALYLEQMLGFFEHYKFDLHYESLFFWLGLMDYLTSDLNSPNYPHRKGAASEVFTGSASEIFNSFRHLDGNKKDLLLLIDDELASKILDVSFQRLNKNEIPDGTNLSLEPSKFEYQEFCQYQKRLIVLIRLISSHKPIIGTTKLSSRTVTLIKNISVSSAPAIHYAAALKGLSTALESILRRLFRDSSQVHSQLHVIFEGLFQEILNASFTEPLIISAHVEYLNAMVPIIKSSPDAVGSVIDKMFALLTSLPPASKRARLYTCLSLTRLAKAADKSFTPHLKGLADKMTRMQREGAFLPGEHSSLVEAFFAMTSASGAQTQQDNFALLLEPVREQWTQPEWQNEYLSTPSCFIQLCSNAPLMQSIVNTVAVFKQALTGCTFKKRKLNMSETIHPLACHLSWMLPPLLKLFRVINSLSSPAAYQTLPTKLQTAMKIAEAELRSDKGNQSRKLTKALFTCSSGVNANDIRNWLRAIRDTGYRVLNLSVAMGETFYTSIDANEVAVAFTENICWMEFRHIKLLINSFVGPLVISCPADMWESLLEPLLSPLLTHCQRALDSSWTSLLREGRANVPDLRSFEGGETKLIQLEKQLLIDLSRSTSDLLSKISAPELNTGFPSLMKLSDQLVLGETSLLKDFDSLKSNSLVSLLLSCRDLAHSVMQFSLQACTWRDGITTFNLRCFFISVIHLAITTNNGELREFVAKDLFNALIMSLTIDENVNNSSVLVGLCNEIFVYQSQRHPAPRQVLLSLPCLTPDDLRDYEKALAETSEPKKQKQITRSMLSLALGINIKTD; encoded by the exons ATGCGGATGAAGGAGGATCTTGTGAGAGGAAAAGATATGATAGAAGCTGAGTCAGAAACAAAGACTCTCGCTAGAACCGTCGCTCGACAGATTCTACTCGTCTCTGATTCTTCTTCTCACTCCAAAGCCACCGCTCTAACATATATTGCATCG ATTAAGACAGGTAATGTTGAGGTTCTGTCTCAAGTTTCGTTTCTTCTTGTGGAAAAGATTTGGCCTTTACAAGTTCGCATCTATGCCTCTAAGATGCTACAG TATTTGGTTAAACTGCGGTGGGATGAGTTATGCTCCGCTGAGCAGATGGATATTAGTAGTGCCTCCTTTGAACTCATGTCTGAGGTAGCTTCTGATCCATGTGAAGAATGTGAGATGAAAAGTGAAACTATCACTCTTGTTGCTGAG ATGTTTGAAAAGGAAGATGTGGAGATGTGGCAGCAGTTGTTTCTCTCACTAGTTTCCCTCTCCTCCCAAGGCCCTTTACAG GCAGAGTTGGCTTTGGGAGTGGTGAAGAGGCTTTCTGAACATCATATAGATCATATTAAGGAGGAGTTGGAAG ACAATAAGCATAGGCATCATCATCTGTTGCAGGGGCTTCCtgatattttggtttggttgcATGAT CTTCTTGAGAAACACTTTGGGGAAGCAAGGAATGCAGAAGCGAGGGAGAAAGCTGAGCTGGCAAAGCAGCATTCAGATGCCGTCGTTGCTTGTTTGAACGCCATCAACTCACTCACAGAATGGGCTCCGGTTCCAGATTTTGCTGAATACAAAATTGTTGACCA GTGTGCATCCTTACTTTCTTCTAGTGAGTTCTGCCGTCTTGCTTGTATGTTCTTCAAACTTATCTGCTCAAG AGAAAGACCCACTGATGATGATGCTTCTGGTGCTGAATTTGATTCTACAATCATACGTATCTGTAAAATGATGGTCTCTCTAGGATCCACAAACTTCCAGTGCATCTTCTCAGATAGCAGTGCCATAGCTCTTTATCTGGAACAG ATGCTTGGTTTTTTCGAACACTATAAGTTTGATCTTCACTATGAGTCACTGTTCTTCTGGCTG GGGTTGATGGATTATTTAACCTCAGACCTCAATTCTCCTAATTACCCACATAGAAAGGGAGCGGCAAGCGAGGTTTTCACGGGATCGGCAAGCGAGATTTTCAATAGTTTTAGACACCTAGATGGCAATAAAAAGGATCTTTTACTCCTTATAGACGATGAACTCGCCAGCAAGATTCTTGATGTTTCGTTCCAACGCTTGAATAAGAACGAGATTCCTGATGGAACAAACCTTTCACTTGAGCCATCAAAGTTTGAATATCAAGAGTTTTGCCAGTACCAGAAGAGGCTC ATTGTGTTGATCAGACTCATCTCTTCTCACAAGCCAATCATTGGTACCACAAAACTCTCTTCAAGAACGGTCACCCTTATTAAGAACATATCGGTTTCTTCAGCGCCTGCTATCCACTACGCAGCTGCTTTGAAGGGCCTGAGTACTGCTCTGGAGAGTATTCTGCGTAGGCTTTTCCGTGATAGTTCCCAAGTTCATTCTCAACTCCACGTGATATTTGAGG GCTTGTTTCAGGAGATCCTTAATGCAAGCTTCACTGAACCATTAATTATTTCAGCGCACGTTGAGTATCTAAACGCAATGGTTCCTATCATCAAGTCCTCTCCAGATGCGGTTGGGAGTGTTATCGACAAGATGTTTGCACTTCTCACCTCTCTTCCACCAGCATCTAAACGTGCAAGATTATACACCTGCTTATCTTTGACGCGTTTAGCCAAAGCTGCTGACAAAAGCTTTACTCCTCACCTGAAG GGTCTAGCTGATAAGATGACACGTATGCAAAGAGAAGGAGCTTTCCTCCCTGGTGAGCATAGCAGTCTTGTGGAAGCATTTTTTGCTATGACCTCTGCTTCAGG AGCTCAGACGCAGCAAGACAATTTTGCTCTGTTACTAGAACCAGTGCGCGAACAATGGACTCAACCAGAGTGGCAAAACGAATACTTATCTACTCCCTCTTGTTTTATTCAGTTATGCTCCAACGCACCCTTGATGCAGTCTATTGTCAACACGGTCGCCGTCTTCAAGCAAGCTCTCACGGGATGCACTTTCAAGAAAAGGAAGTTGAACATGTCTGAGACGATTCATCCTCTGGCTTGTCACCTTTCTTGGATGCTTCCACCTCTCCTGAAGCTCTTTCGTGTTATCAACTCTCTGTCTTCTCCTGCTGCTTATCAAACTTTACCCACAAAACTCCAAACAGCAATGAAGATAGCAGAAGCCGAGTTACGTAGCGACAAAGGAAACCAAAGCCGTAAACTAACTAAAGCCTTGTTTACTTGCTCTAGTGGAGTGAACGCAAATGATATTCGAAACTGGCTGAGAGCTATTCGCGATACCGG GTACCGTGTATTGAATCTCTCTGTAGCCATGGGAGAGACGTTCTACACATCCATCGATGCTAACGAAGTTGCCGTGGCATTCACTGAGAATATATGTTGGATGGAGTTTAGACATATAAAGCTGCTTATCAACTCCTTTGTAGGCCCTCTTGTCATATCCTGTCCTGCAGATATGTGGGAGTCATTGCTTGAACCGCTTCTCAGTCCTTTACTGACGCACTGTCAGCGAGCTCTTGACTCCTCGTGGACTAGTCTTCTGCGCGAAGGCAGGGCCAATGTTCCAGATCTGCGCAGTTTTGAAGGTGGTGAGACGAAGCTCATACAACTGGAAAAACAGCTGCTCATAGATTTATCTCGGTCCACTTCGGATTTGCTCTCAAAGATCTCTGCTCCTGAGTTAAACACAGGGTTTCCTAGTTTGATGAAGCTCTCAGACCAACTTGTTCTTGGTGAAACGTCTCTACTCAAGGATTTTGATTCACTCAAATCCAACTCTTTGGTGAG CTTGCTGTTGAGTTGCAGAGACTTGGCACACTCAGTAATGCAGTTTTCTTTACAAGCATGCACATGGAGAGATGGTATTACAACCTTCAACCTCCGTTGTTTTTTCATTAGCGTTATTCATCTAGCCATAACGACAAACAACGGAGAGCTCAGAGAGTTTGTGGCAAAAGATTTGTTTAACGCACTCATCATGAGCTTGACAATCGATGAGAATGTGAACAACAGTTCGGTTTTAGTTGGTTTGTGTAATGAAATATTCGTTTATCAATCCCAGAGACACCCAGCTCCACGGCag GTGTTGCTGTCACTCCCTTGTCTGACTCCTGATGATCTGCGTGATTATGAAAAGGCTTTGGCAGAAACTTCTGAACCCAAAAAACAGAAGCAGATTACAAGAAGCATGTTGTCATTAGCTCTTGGAATTAATATAAAAACTGATTAG
- the LOC108810439 gene encoding uncharacterized protein LOC108810439 yields MKDFTSCSGENGVQVTDPSSSNAVKVSQKLVTCIYRCCIRGKTCLITVTWTKNLMGQCVTVEVHDSCNRSLCKVEIKPWLFTKRKGSKNLEAYSCNIDVYWDLSSAKFGSSPEPLGEFYVGVVVDKEMILLLGDMKKEAFKKTTAPCSSLSAVFIAKKEHVFGKRTFATKAQFSGDDKTHDLVIVCDTSVTDPCLIVCVDGKTLMEVKRLRWKFRGNDTIVVNRVSVEVLWDVYSWFFGVTSSPGSAVFMFRTCQAVEKTLSSTQVPKSLKPQSFGFTLFLYAWRNE; encoded by the coding sequence ATGAAAGACTTTACTTCCTGCTCCGGTGAAAATGGCGTTCAGGTTACAGATCCTTCCTCCTCGAACGCTGTAAAAGTTTCACAGAAGCTGGTCACATGTATCTACCGTTGCTGCATCAGAGGTAAGACTTGTTTGATCACAGTCACATGGACTAAGAATCTGATGGGTCAGTGTGTGACCGTGGAAGTCCATGATTCTTGCAACCGAAGTCTCTGTAAAGTCGAGATCAAGCCCTGGCTCTTCACTAAACGAAAAGGGTCCAAGAACCTAGAAGCGTATTCTTGTAACATAGATGTCTATTGGGATCTCTCCTCTGCTAAATTCGGATCCAGCCCTGAACCTTTAGGTGAGTTCTACGTAGGTGTTGTTGTGGATAAAGAGATGATCCTTCTTCTTGGTGATATGAAGAAGGAAGCTTTCAAAAAGACTACTGCACCGTGTTCATCTCTTAGTGCTGTGTTTATTGCCAAGAAAGAGCATGTTTTTGGTAAGAGAACGTTTGCAACAAAGGCTCAGTTCTCAGGTGATGACAAAACACACGATCTTGTGATTGTGTGTGATACAAGTGTCACTGATCCTTGCCTTATTGTTTGTGTTGATGGGAAGACGTTGATGGAGGTGAAGCGGCTTCGTTGGAAGTTCCGTGGGAATGATACGATAGTTGTGAATAGGGTCTCTGTGGAAGTTCTCTGGGATGTTTATAGTTGGTTCTTTGGGGTAACATCATCACCAGGGAGTGCTGTGTTTATGTTCAGGACTTGCCAAGCTGTTGAGAAGACCTTATCTTCCACGCAGGTCCCAAAGAGCTTGAAACCTCAGAGTTTTGGGTTTACATTGTTTCTGTACGCTTGGAGGAACGAGTAG
- the LOC108811943 gene encoding 40S ribosomal protein S3a, protein MAVGKNKRISKGRKGGKKKIVDPFSKKDWYDIKAPSLFTQRNVGKTLVSRTQGTKIASEGLKHRVFEVSLADLNKDEDQAYRKIRLRAEDVQGRNILTQFWGMDFTTDKLRSLVKKWQTLIESHVDVKTTDNYTLRLFCIAFTKRRANQVKRTCYAQSSQIRQIRSKMREIMIKEASSCDLKELVAKFIPESIGKDIEKATQGIYPLQNVFIRKVKILKAPKFDLGKLMEVHGDYTAEDVGVKVDRPADEIVEEPTEIIGA, encoded by the exons ATGGCCGTCGG GAAGAACAAGCGGATCTCTAAGGGAAGAAAGGGAGGCAAGAAGAAGAT TGTTGATCCTTTCTCCAAGAAGGATTGGTATGATATCAAGGCTCCCTCTCTCTTCACTCAGAGAAATGTCGGAAAGACACTTGTTTCCAGAACTCAGGGTACCAAG ATTGCATCAGAGGGTCTGAAACACAGAGTTTTCGAGGTTTCCCTTGCTGATCTCAACAAGGATGAGGACCAAGCTTACAGGAAGATCCGTCTCAGAGCCGAAGATGTCCAGGGAAGGAACATCTTGACCCAGTTCTGG GGTATGGACTTCACAACCGACAAGCTCAGGTCCTTGGTTAAAAAGTGGCAGACTTTGATCGAGTCTCATGTCGATGTTAAGACCACCGATAACTACACCCTCAGGCTATTCTGCATCGCCTTCACCAAGAGACGTGCTAACCAAGTCAAGAGAACTTGCTACGCTCAATCCAGCCAGATCCGTCAG ATCCGCAGCAAGATGAGGGAGATCATGATCAAGGAAGCCTCCTCTTGTGACCTCAAGGAGCTTGTTGCCAAGTTTATTCCAGAATCTATCGGAAAGGATATTGAGAAGGCAACTCAGGGCATCTACCCTCTTCAGAATGTCTTCATCCGCAAAGTCAAGATCCTCAAGGCTCCCAAATTCGACCTTGGAAAGCTCATGGAG GTTCACGGAGACTACACAGCAGAGGATGTCGGTGTGAAGGTAGACAGGCCGGCTGATGAGATTGTCGAGGAACCAACTGAGATTATTGGAGCTTAA
- the LOC108811941 gene encoding probable ribose-5-phosphate isomerase 3, chloroplastic yields MASLSFVSSSHHLTLRTPPLTLRKTSSPRTSVSFSVKAQSVALSQDDLKKLAAEKAVEAIKPGMVLGLGTGSTAAFAVDQIGKLLASGQLHDIVGIPTSKRTEEQARSLGIPLVALDTHPRIDLAIDGADEVDPNLDLVKGRGGALLREKMVEAVAEKFIVVADDTKLVKGLGGSGLAMPVEVVQFCWKFNLIRLRDLFKEFGCDAKLRVGGDGEAYVTDNSNYIIDLYFKEPLKDGFAAGREIGKLEGVVEHGLFLGMATSVIIAGKNGVEVMSK; encoded by the coding sequence atggCTTCCTTATCCTTCGTCTCATCCTCTCACCACCTTACTCTACGTACTCCTCCTCTCACCCTACGCAAAACATCTTCCCCTAGAACCTCCGTCTCCTTCTCCGTCAAGGCCCAATCCGTCGCGCTCTCGCAAGACGATCTGAAGAAACTCGCGGCGGAGAAAGCGGTGGAAGCCATCAAACCGGGGATGGTGCTCGGCCTCGGAACCGGATCCACCGCAGCATTCGCCGTCGACCAGATCGGAAAACTCCTCGCCTCCGGCCAACTCCACGACATCGTCGGCATCCCTACATCAAAACGAACGGAGGAGCAGGCCCGATCCCTAGGGATCCCCCTCGTGGCGCTCGACACGCACCCCAGAATCGACCTCGCCATCGACGGAGCCGACGAGGTGGATCCGAATTTAGATCTCGTCAAGGGACGAGGAGGCGCGCTCTTAAGAGAGAAGATGGTGGAAGCAGTTGCGGAGAAGTTTATAGTCGTGGCGGATGATACGAAGCTTGTGAAGGGGCTGGGAGGGAGTGGATTAGCGATGCCCGTGGAGGTTGTTCAGTTCTGTTGGAAGTTTAATTTGATCAGGTTGAGGGATTTGTTTAAGGAGTTTGGTTGTGATGCGAAGCTGAGAGTTGGTGGAGATGGGGAGGCTTATGTTACGGataatagtaattatataattgatCTGTATTTTAAGGAGCCGTTGAAGGACGGGTTCGCGGCGGGGAGGGAGATTGGGAAGTTGGAGGGAGTGGTGGAGCATGGTTTGTTTCTTGGTATGGCTACGAGTGTGATTATCGCCGGCAAGAATGGTGTTGAAGTTATGAGCAAGTGA
- the LOC130497087 gene encoding PITH domain-containing protein At3g04780-like — translation MSAESASEIPKGQVDLLDFMDWSGVQCLNQSSTHSLPNALKQGYREDAGLNLESDADEQLLIYIPFNQVIKLHSFAIKGPEDDGPKTVKFFSNKEHMCFSNVNDFPPSDTAELTEENLKGKPVVLKYVKFQNVRSLTIFIEDNQSGSEVTKVQKIALYGSTVETTDMKGLKKIEDH, via the exons atGTCGGCCGAATCAGCCAGCGAGATTCCGAAAGGACAG gTTGATCTGTTAGATTTCATGGACTGGTCTGGTGTTCAATGCCTCAACCAAAGCTCAACTCACTCTTTGCCCAACGCTCTCAAGCAG GGGTATAGAGAAGATGCAGGTTTGAACTTAGAGAGTGATGCTGATGAGCAACTCCTAATCTATATTCCTTTCAACCAAGTTATCAAACTACATTCCTTTGCTATCAAAGGCCCTGAAGACGATG GTCCTAAAACAGTGAAGTTTTTCTCAAACAAAGAGCACATGTGCTTCAG CAATGTCAATGATTTTCCTCCAAGTGACACCGCTGAACTAACTGAAGAAAACCTCAAG GGAAAACCAGTGGTCCTTAAATATGTAAAGTTTCAGAACGTTCGTAG CTTGACGATCTTCATTGAAGACAACCAATCAGGTTCTGAGGTCACAAAGGTCCAGAAGATCGCTCTCTACGGTTCAAC GGTGGAGACTACTGATATGAAGGGTTTGAAAAAGATTGAAGATCACTGA
- the LOC130495447 gene encoding auxin-responsive protein IAA16-like, whose translation MINFEATELRLGLPGENHGGAMTVKNNGKRGFSETVDLKLNLSSTAVDSVSEVDLENMKEKVLKPPAKAQVVGWPPVRSFRKNVMSCQKPTTGDTIQAEEKTSGSSGVTSSASACATAAYVKVSMDGAPYLRKIDLKLYKTYQDLSDALSKMFSSFTIGNYGPQGMKDFMNESKLIDILNGSDYVPTYEDKDGDWMLVGDVPWEMFVDSCKRIRIMKGSEAKGLAPRALEKCKNRS comes from the exons ATGATTAACTTTGAGGCAACGGAGCTGAGGTTAGGGCTGCCGGGTGAGAATCACGGAGGAGCCATGACTGTGAAGAATAATGGGAAAAGAGGATTTTCTGAGACTGTTGATCTCAAGTTGAACCTTTCATCGACGGCTGTGGATTCAGTTTCCGAAGTTGATTTAGAGAATATGAAGGAGAAGGTCTTAAAACCACCGGCCAA GGCACAAGTTGTGGGATGGCCGCCGGTACGATCTTTCCGGAAGAACGTGATGTCATGCCAAAAGCCAACCACCGGAGATACCATCCAAGCAGAGGAAAAGACTTCCGGAAGCAGCGGAGTTACCTCCTCTGCCTCCGCTTGTGCTACCGCAGCTTACGTGAAGGTTAGCATGGACGGTGCACCGTACCTAagaaaaattgatttgaaaCTCTACAAAACTTACCAAGATCTCTCCGACGCCTTAAGCAAAATGTTCAGCTCTTTTACCATAG GCAATTATGGACCACAGGGAATGAAAGATTTTATGAATGAGAGTAAATTAATCGATATTTTGAACGGATCAGATTACGTTCCAACTTATGAAGATAAAGATGGAGACTGGATGCTTGTAGGAGATGTACCATGGGA GATGTTTGTTGATTCATGCAAACGCATAAGAATTATGAAGGGGTCAGAAGCAAAAGGACTTG CTCCAAGGGCTTTAGAAAAATGCAAGAACAGAAGCTGA
- the LOC130496879 gene encoding uncharacterized protein LOC130496879: MNENDISVDQKPGHDEDDVDPENQMFSLSGNNENLELAIDSSHEIEIDHHGEMLTVGQEFPDVRSCRRALRDMAIAQHFEMQTIKSDKTRFTAKCSSEGCPWRVHAAKLPGVPTFTIRTIHESHTCGGINHLGHQQASVQWVATSVEQRLRENPNCKPKEILEEIHRVHGITLSYKQAWRGKERIMATMRGSFEEGYRLLPQYCDQVKRTNPGSIASVYGSPADDCFQRLFVSFQASIYGFLNACRPLLGLDRTYLKSKYLGTLLLATGFDGDGALFPLAFGIVDEESDENWMWFLCELHNLLETNTENMPRLTILSDRQKGIVEGVEQNSSQRPFTASA, translated from the exons ATGAACGAGAATGACATCTCTGTTGATCAAAAGCCTGGACACGACGAAGACGACGTTGATCCAGAGAACCAAATGTTCTCCTTGTCTGGTAACAACGAGAATCTCGAACTAGCCATCGACTCAAGCCACGAGATCGAGATCGATCACCACGGGGAGATG CTCACAGTCGGACAAGAGTTCCCAGACGTCAGGAGCTGCCGCAGAGCGCTGCGAGACATGGCCATCGCTCAGCATTTCGAAATGCAAACAATAAAATCCGACAAGACACGCTTCACAGCCAAATGCTCTTCCGAAGGATGTCCCTGGAGAGTCCACGCAGCCAAACTCCCTGGCGTCCCGACCTTCACCATCAGAACCATCCACGAGAGCCACACCTGCGGAGGCATCAACCACTTAGGCCACCAGCAAGCCTCCGTCCAGTGGGTGGCCACCTCGGTCGAGCAGCGTCTCCGGGAGAACCCCAACTGCAAACCGAAAGAGATCCTCGAGGAGATACACCGCGTCCACGGCATCACCTTGTCTTACAAGCAAGCCTGGCGCGGCAAAGAGAGGATCATGGCCACAATGCGCGGCTCCTTCGAAGAAGGCTACCGTCTCCTCCCTCAGTACTGCGACCAGGTCAAGAGGACAAACCCCGGAAGCATTGCCTCAGTCTACGGATCCCCAGCAGACGACTGCTTCCAGCGTCTCTTCGTCTCTTTCCAAGCTTCAATCTACGGGTTCTTAAACGCGTGCCGCCCGCTCCTCGGCTTAGACAGAACCTATCTCAAAAGCAAGTACTTAGGCACGTTGCTTCTCGCTACTGGATTCGATGGAGACGGAGCTTTGTTCCCTTTAGCGTTTGGGATTGTAGACGAAGAGAGCGATGAGAACTGGATGTGGTTCCTTTGTGAGCTTCATAACCTTCTCGAGACCAACACCGAGAACATGCCGAGGCTGACTATACTATCAGATAGACAAAAGGGAATCGTTGAAGGAGTTGAACAGAACTCTTCCCAACGGCCTTTCACGGCTTCTGCATGA
- the LOC130496323 gene encoding uncharacterized protein At2g34160-like, producing MAMQIATPAPAPITAPEINIILTPAKTETHKKNRIQVSNTKKPLFFYVNLAKRYIQQHNEVELSALGMAITTVVTISEILKNNGLATEKKVLTSTVGMKDETKGKMVQKAKIEIVLGKSDKFDSLVPPVTNGKTPEEVAKAETEAAVEAQEAAATQV from the exons ATGGCGATGCAAATAGCGACACCGGCCCCTGCACCGATCACAGCACCGGAGATAAACATCATCCTCACGCCAGCAAAGACGGAGACTCACAAGAAGAACAGgattcaagtttccaacacgAAGAAGCCACTGTTCTTCTACGTTAATCTCGCCAAG AGGTACATTCAGCAACACAATGAGGTTGAACTCTCTGCACTCGGAATGG CAATTACGACGGTTGTAACAATCTCTGAGATCTTGAAGAACAATGGATTGGCTACAGAGAAGA AAGTGTTGACATCCACTGTGGGAATGAAGGATGAGACCAAAGGAAAGATGGTTCAGAAAGCAAAG ATTGAGATTGTGTTGGGGAAATCAGACAAGTTCGACTCTTTGGTGCCACCTGTGACCAATGGCAAGACTCCTGAGGAAGTAGCTAAAGCAGAGACGGAGGCTGCTGTTGAAGCACAAGAAGCTGCAGCCACCCAAGTCTAG
- the LOC108807501 gene encoding F-box/kelch-repeat protein At3g04660-like — protein sequence MDSKVRIANPSTGQFVTLPRVKTTRKGILSLFGYDPVNDVYKVLCMTILQGRQRRQSQVVSEEHQVYTLGGQRKWRMIECKHPHLPPPLNVVTKGICINGILYYYAWIKSEASLISFDLISEEFNAIKLPEDIPCVVNYTGKVAIASWPTRNGEVHLWILEDADKQEWSKVSIVVPSWIDLIDIHHGYRFRGTLSTGELIFSPWTFPINPFYFISYNLKENIAKKVVVKVLGEPEASRTIYFDHVESPIFCQMLNITQHRMHVYAFSPPIRGLICRQMDSKVVIANPGTGQILTLPRVKTIRRGGHQRRPQVVSEEHQVYTLGGGQQKWRMIECEHPHLPPPPSYLSTKGICINGILYYYAWIQNEGALISFDLISEEFNAIKLPEDIQCVVNYNGKIAIASLTTINGEVHIWVLEDASKQEWSKVSLVVPSWIDLVGKNGFRFRGTLSTGELIFSPTSCIKPFYFISYNLKENNAKKVVVEGIGYPYGSLEVYFNHVESPVFLSN from the exons ATGGATTCTAAAGTGAGGATTGCAAACCCTAGCACGGGCCAGTTCGTAACGTTACCTAGAGTCAAAACTACAAGAAAAGGTATATTATCCCTTTTTGGGTATGATCCAGTGAATGATGTATACAAAGTGTTGTGCATGACGATACTGCAAGGTCGTCAAAGACGTCAATCACAAGTTGTGTCCGAGGAGCATCAAGTGTACACTCTAGGAGGTCAACGAAAATGGAGAATGATTGAATGTAAGCAtcctcatcttcctcctcctcttaatGTTGTCACTAAAGGGATATGCATAAATGGGATACTATATTATTACGCTTGGATAAAAAGTGAAGCATCCTTGATAAGCTTTGATCTGATATCTGAAGAGTTTAATGCCATTAAGTTACCTGAGGATATCCCATGCGTGGTGAATTACACTGGAAAGGTAGCTATAGCGAGTTGGCCTACCCGTAATGGCGAAGTTCACCTGTGGATTCTAGAAGATGCCGATAAACAAGAATGGTCAAAAGTTTCAATCGTTGTTCCTTCTTGGATAGATTTAATTGACATTCATCACGGATACAGATTCAGGGGTACACTTAGTACTGGCGAGCTTATATTTTCACCTTGGACCTTTCCCATTAACCCGTTCTATTTCATCAGTTACAATCTCAAGGAAAACATTGCCAAGAAAGTTGTGGTTAAAGTACTTGGAGAACCCGAAGCTTCTCGCACAATCTATTTTGATCATGTAGAGAGTCCTATATTCTGTCAAAT GTTAAACATAACTCAACACCGTATGCATGTGTATGCTTTTTCTCCACCCATACGCGGCTTGATCTGCCGTCAAATGGATTCTAAAGTGGTGATTGCAAACCCTGGCACGGGCCAGATCTTGACGTTACCTAGAGTCAAAACTATTAGAAGAG GAGGTCATCAAAGACGTCCACAAGTTGTGTCAGAGGAGCATCAAGTGTACACTCTAGGAGGAGGCCAACAAAAATGGAGAATGATTGAATGCGAGCAtcctcatcttcctcctcctccttcttatTTATCTACTAAAGGTATATGCATAAATGGGATACTATATTATTATGCTTGGATACAAAATGAAGGAGCCTTGATAAGCTTTGATCTGATCTCTGAAGAGTTTAATGCCATTAAGTTACCTGAGGATATCCAATGCGTAGTGAACTACAATGGAAAGATAGCTATAGCGAGTTTGACTACCATTAACGGTGAGGTTCACATATGGGTTCTAGAAGATGCCAGTAAACAAGAATGGTCAAAAGTTTCTCTCGTTGTCCCTTCTTGGATAGATTTAGTTGGAAAGAATGGATTCAGGTTCAGGGGTACACTTAGTACTGGCGAGCTTATATTTTCACCGACTAGTTGCATTAAGCCGTTCTATTTCATCAGTTACAATCTCAAGGAAAACAATGCTAAGAAAGTTGTGGTTGAAGGAATTGGATATCCCTATGGTTCTCTCGAAGTCtattttaatcatgtagagaGTCCTGTGTTTCTGTCAAATTAA